In the genome of Bacillota bacterium, one region contains:
- the spoVG gene encoding septation regulator SpoVG gives MEITDIRIRKIDAEGKMKAVVSVTFDNDFVVHDIKVIESQNGMFIAMPSRKTPSGEFKDIAHPINAATREKIQKAILEKYEAATTENQGTTV, from the coding sequence ATGGAAATTACCGACATTCGCATCAGGAAAATTGATGCAGAAGGCAAAATGAAAGCTGTTGTTTCAGTTACCTTCGACAATGATTTTGTTGTCCATGACATTAAGGTAATTGAAAGTCAAAACGGCATGTTCATTGCAATGCCAAGCAGAAAAACTCCCAGTGGTGAATTTAAAGACATAGCACACCCGATAAATGCTGCTACAAGGGAAAAAATACAAAAAGCAATCCTTGAAAAATATGAAGCGGCAACAACTGAGAATCAGGGG